A region from the Anomaloglossus baeobatrachus isolate aAnoBae1 chromosome 11, aAnoBae1.hap1, whole genome shotgun sequence genome encodes:
- the PPCS gene encoding phosphopantothenate--cysteine ligase isoform X1: protein MAEPNPTEQIRQDFAPPQVPVEDAARAMEAFARGHHAEGRRVVLITSGGTKVPLESRTVRFLDNFSSGRRGAASAEYFLQAGYAVIFLHRHRSMYPYSRRYAATNWLDVLRLQLPSAPGDNAPRVEAEQSLLPGIVQILQDYNSMKESGRLLPIDFSTLSDYLHLLLAAAQALSPLGSNAMFYLAAAVSDFYIPASEIPEHKIQSCSGPLQITMKMVPKMLSPLVKDWAPKAFVISFKLETDTEILIEKARKALATYRHQVVVANILDSRRAYVVVVTNTEETKLAVSDEEDSAGVEIEEKIIKDLTLRHTQFMKGD from the exons ATGGCGGAGCCCAACCCCACAGAGCAGATCCGGCAGGACTTTGCTCCCCCGCAGGTACcggtggaggatgccgctcgggcaaTGGAAGCCTTTGCTCGGGGCCACCACGCCGAGGGGCGCAGGGTGGTCCTAATCACCTCCGGAGGCACCAAGGTCCCGCTGGAATCCCGTACTGTGCGCTTCCTGGATAATTTCAGCAGCGGCCGCAGGGGGGCAGCATCGGCAGAATACTTCCTGCAGGCGGGCTACGCTGTGATCTTCCTGCACAGACACCGCTCCATGTACCCGTACAGCCGGCGCTATGCTGCCACCAACTGGCTGGATGTCTTGCGGCTGCAGCTCCCCAGCGCCCCCGGGGATAACGCTCCCAGAGTGGAGGCTGAGCAGAGCCTGCTGCCCGGGATCGTGCAGATCCTACAGGACTACAACAGCATGAAGGAGTCCGGCAGACTGCTGCCCATAGACTTCAGCACCCTGTCCGACTACCTGCACCTGCTCCTGGCGGCAGCCCAGGCCCTCAGCCCTCTAG GATCCAATGCAATGTTTTACCTGGCTGCAGCTGTATCGGACTTCTACATCCCAGCATCGGAGATACCGGAGCACAAGATCCAGTCATGCAGTGGCCCATTACAG ataacCATGAAAATGGTTCCCAAAATGCTGTCCCCCTTAGTGAAGGACTGGGCCCCCAAAGCCTTTGTTATTTCTTTTAAACTAGAGACTGATACAGAAATCCTAATCGAGAAAGCGCGGAAAGCGTTGGCGACCTACCGCCATCAGGTGGTGGTGGCGAATATCCTGGACTCACGAAGGGCGTACGtggtggttgtgaccaacacagaggAGACAAAGCTTGCCGTATCTGATGAAGAGGACAGCGCAGGGGTGGAGATAGAAGAAAAGATCATCAAGGATCTGACCTTACGTCACACACAATTCATGAAAGGGGATTAA
- the PPCS gene encoding phosphopantothenate--cysteine ligase isoform X2: protein MFYLAAAVSDFYIPASEIPEHKIQSCSGPLQITMKMVPKMLSPLVKDWAPKAFVISFKLETDTEILIEKARKALATYRHQVVVANILDSRRAYVVVVTNTEETKLAVSDEEDSAGVEIEEKIIKDLTLRHTQFMKGD from the exons ATGTTTTACCTGGCTGCAGCTGTATCGGACTTCTACATCCCAGCATCGGAGATACCGGAGCACAAGATCCAGTCATGCAGTGGCCCATTACAG ataacCATGAAAATGGTTCCCAAAATGCTGTCCCCCTTAGTGAAGGACTGGGCCCCCAAAGCCTTTGTTATTTCTTTTAAACTAGAGACTGATACAGAAATCCTAATCGAGAAAGCGCGGAAAGCGTTGGCGACCTACCGCCATCAGGTGGTGGTGGCGAATATCCTGGACTCACGAAGGGCGTACGtggtggttgtgaccaacacagaggAGACAAAGCTTGCCGTATCTGATGAAGAGGACAGCGCAGGGGTGGAGATAGAAGAAAAGATCATCAAGGATCTGACCTTACGTCACACACAATTCATGAAAGGGGATTAA